One segment of Streptomyces sp. NBC_00576 DNA contains the following:
- a CDS encoding MMPL family transporter, with protein MNGNRRIAYLVCGRRAKWLVLALWLVLLFLTAPFAQKLTDAQDNDAASWLPGSAESTQVLHLSEDFRPEQIPAIVVYARESGLTAADRIGITKATAQIERLRDHGIRGAETRGPVYDRASDARAAQIFVPITMDEKGWERIAPAVDSIRAAAGPGAAGLAVHITGPGGTSADFSEAFDGIDSTLLLSAMGVVIVMLLVTYRSPTLIVVPLLGVVAALFTAQALIYFLAEHAGLTVNGQSAGILTVLVFGAGTDYALLLVARYREELRRHEDRHEAMALALHRAGPAVIASGATVVLSMLVLLAAEMNSTSGLGPVAAIGVAVALLAMMTLFPALLVICGRWIFWPVIPHNGSPDPTERGLWARMGRGIAIRPRTVWGITAAALIACSFGLMQLRAEGLSNADAFTDKPDSIVGQEVSARYFPAGSGDPLVIISDQAQARQVGQAVADTRGVVPTSLGLPPGTKPAHEGKVLFEATMTAPADSEAAKQTVERVRDAVHAVPDADAQVGGGTAALLDMDKATTHDNILIIPLVLAVVLLILCGLLRALIAPLLLIGTVVLSFAAALGISALAFRHLFDYAGEATDFPLFVFVFLVALGIDYNIFLTTRIREEAARQGTRKGVVTGLATTGAVITSAGMVLAGTFAALGTLPMVAFAEIGFAVALGVLLDTFVVRSVLVPSLFLDVGPKVWWPHRLAREDGTPTPPETVAASRIG; from the coding sequence ATGAACGGGAACCGTAGGATCGCGTACCTGGTCTGCGGGCGGCGGGCCAAGTGGCTGGTGTTGGCCCTGTGGCTGGTGTTGCTGTTCCTGACCGCGCCCTTCGCCCAGAAGCTCACCGACGCCCAGGACAACGACGCCGCCTCCTGGCTGCCGGGGTCCGCGGAGTCCACCCAGGTCCTGCATCTCTCCGAGGACTTCAGGCCGGAGCAGATCCCCGCGATCGTCGTCTACGCGCGCGAGAGCGGCCTCACGGCGGCGGACCGGATCGGGATCACCAAGGCCACGGCACAGATCGAGAGGCTGCGGGACCATGGCATCCGGGGCGCGGAGACCCGGGGCCCGGTGTACGACCGTGCCTCCGACGCCCGAGCCGCACAGATCTTCGTACCCATCACGATGGACGAGAAGGGCTGGGAGCGGATCGCGCCCGCCGTCGACTCCATCCGGGCCGCCGCCGGCCCCGGTGCGGCCGGGCTGGCCGTGCACATCACAGGGCCCGGCGGTACGTCCGCGGACTTCTCGGAGGCATTCGACGGCATCGACTCGACGCTCCTGCTCTCGGCGATGGGCGTGGTCATCGTGATGCTGCTGGTCACCTATCGCAGCCCCACCCTGATCGTTGTGCCCCTGCTGGGCGTGGTCGCGGCCCTGTTCACCGCCCAGGCACTGATCTACTTCCTCGCCGAACACGCGGGCCTGACGGTGAACGGCCAGAGCGCCGGCATTCTCACCGTGCTGGTGTTCGGAGCGGGGACGGACTACGCCCTGCTCCTGGTCGCCCGCTACCGGGAGGAGCTGCGTCGGCACGAGGACCGCCACGAGGCGATGGCGCTGGCCCTGCACCGCGCCGGCCCCGCCGTCATCGCGTCCGGCGCGACGGTCGTACTCAGCATGCTGGTGCTGCTGGCCGCCGAGATGAACTCGACGAGCGGCCTGGGCCCGGTGGCGGCGATCGGGGTGGCGGTGGCCCTGCTGGCCATGATGACGCTCTTCCCCGCCCTGCTGGTGATCTGCGGCCGCTGGATCTTCTGGCCGGTGATCCCGCACAACGGCTCGCCCGACCCGACCGAGCGCGGCCTGTGGGCCCGGATGGGCCGGGGCATCGCCATCCGCCCGCGCACGGTCTGGGGCATCACGGCGGCAGCGCTGATCGCGTGCTCGTTCGGCCTGATGCAGCTGCGCGCCGAGGGCCTGAGCAACGCCGACGCCTTCACCGACAAACCGGACTCGATCGTCGGCCAGGAGGTGTCCGCGCGCTACTTCCCGGCGGGCAGCGGTGATCCGCTCGTCATCATCAGCGACCAGGCGCAGGCCCGCCAGGTCGGCCAGGCGGTCGCCGACACGCGCGGGGTGGTACCCACGTCCCTCGGCCTGCCACCGGGCACGAAGCCCGCTCACGAGGGCAAGGTCCTTTTCGAGGCCACGATGACCGCCCCCGCGGACAGCGAGGCCGCGAAACAGACCGTGGAACGGGTCCGGGACGCCGTGCACGCGGTGCCCGACGCGGACGCTCAGGTGGGCGGCGGTACGGCGGCCCTGCTGGACATGGACAAGGCGACGACCCACGACAACATACTGATCATCCCGCTGGTCCTGGCGGTCGTCCTCCTGATCCTCTGCGGCCTTCTCCGGGCCCTGATCGCCCCGCTGCTGCTGATCGGCACGGTGGTGCTGTCCTTCGCGGCGGCACTGGGCATCAGCGCCCTCGCCTTCCGCCACCTGTTCGACTACGCGGGCGAGGCGACGGACTTCCCGCTCTTCGTCTTCGTGTTCCTGGTGGCGCTGGGCATCGACTACAACATCTTCCTGACCACCCGCATCCGCGAGGAGGCGGCCCGCCAGGGCACCCGCAAGGGGGTGGTGACGGGCCTGGCGACGACGGGCGCGGTCATCACCTCGGCGGGCATGGTCCTGGCCGGCACGTTCGCGGCCCTGGGCACGCTCCCGATGGTGGCGTTCGCCGAGATCGGCTTCGCGGTGGCCCTGGGCGTGCTCCTGGACACCTTCGTGGTCCGGTCGGTGCTGGTCCCGTCGCTGTTCCTGGACGTGGGCCCGAAGGTGTGGTGGCCGCACCGGCTGGCACGGGAGGACGGCACACCGACGCCACCGGAAACCGTCGCAGCTTCGCGAATCGGCTGA
- the rpe gene encoding ribulose-phosphate 3-epimerase: MAVQINPSILSADFARLAEEAKAVEGADWLHVDVMDNHFVPNLTLGVPVVESLARATDIPLDCHLMIEDPDRWAPQYVEAGAGSVTFHVEAAAAPVRLAREIRAKGARASMALKPATPIEPYEDLLPELDMLLIMTVEPGFGGQAFLDIMLPKIRRTRELISKHGLDLWLQVDGGVAASTIERCAEAGADVFVAGSAVYGAADPAEAVRALRTQAQSATAGATWACDH; this comes from the coding sequence ATGGCCGTGCAGATCAACCCCAGTATCCTGTCCGCGGACTTCGCCCGACTCGCCGAGGAGGCGAAGGCCGTCGAAGGTGCCGACTGGCTTCATGTCGACGTGATGGACAACCATTTCGTACCGAACCTCACCCTCGGTGTGCCGGTCGTAGAGTCCCTGGCACGGGCGACGGACATCCCGCTGGACTGCCACCTGATGATCGAGGACCCCGATCGATGGGCGCCGCAGTACGTGGAAGCGGGTGCCGGTTCCGTCACCTTCCATGTGGAGGCCGCCGCCGCTCCGGTGCGGCTCGCCCGCGAGATCCGGGCGAAGGGTGCCCGGGCCTCCATGGCCCTCAAGCCCGCGACCCCGATCGAGCCGTACGAGGACCTGCTGCCCGAACTCGACATGTTGCTGATCATGACGGTCGAGCCGGGTTTCGGCGGCCAGGCTTTTCTCGACATCATGCTCCCCAAGATTCGCCGCACCCGCGAGTTGATCAGTAAGCACGGCCTTGACCTGTGGCTCCAGGTCGACGGAGGTGTCGCCGCCTCCACCATCGAGCGTTGTGCCGAGGCCGGCGCGGACGTATTCGTCGCCGGATCGGCGGTCTACGGCGCCGCGGACCCCGCCGAGGCGGTACGTGCACTGCGCACCCAGGCACAGTCGGCGACCGCCGGTGCGACCTGGGCGTGCGACCACTGA
- a CDS encoding sugar-binding transcriptional regulator: protein MKSSEEIAVSGMSAGRSAMRMGPAELVQAAAMARRFYLEGKSKIQIAEEFGVSRFKVARVLETALERDLVRIEIRVPAELDAERSDALRARYGLRHAVVVESPADAEESPDPENLGEVAADLLGELVNEGDVLGLAWGRSTIHMAAALDRLPPCTVVQLTGVYDAGTAERGSVEAVRRAAQVSGGDAHPIYAPMLLPDAATAAALRNQTGIARAFEYFDKVTVACVSIGSWEAGISTVHDMLSDEERGHYASLGVAAEMSAHLFDADGRRVGRDLGERCITVKTDQLRRVPEVVAIAGGQRKAPAIDAVLRSGLVTSLVTDTSAADYLLTAGPTPKPALNRADPDGI, encoded by the coding sequence GTGAAGAGCAGTGAGGAGATCGCCGTGTCGGGTATGTCGGCTGGCCGGTCAGCCATGCGGATGGGACCCGCTGAGCTGGTTCAGGCGGCGGCCATGGCCCGCCGCTTCTACCTGGAGGGCAAGTCCAAGATCCAGATCGCCGAGGAGTTCGGCGTCAGCCGCTTCAAGGTGGCCCGGGTGCTGGAGACCGCTCTCGAACGGGATCTCGTGCGGATCGAGATCCGTGTCCCGGCCGAACTGGACGCCGAGCGCTCGGACGCGCTGCGCGCCCGGTACGGCCTCAGGCACGCGGTCGTGGTCGAGTCCCCGGCCGACGCGGAGGAGTCGCCCGATCCCGAGAACCTCGGTGAAGTGGCCGCCGACCTGCTCGGCGAGCTGGTGAACGAAGGCGATGTGCTGGGCCTCGCCTGGGGCCGGTCCACCATCCACATGGCGGCGGCGCTCGACCGGCTGCCGCCCTGCACGGTGGTCCAGCTGACGGGTGTGTACGACGCCGGAACCGCCGAGCGCGGCTCCGTCGAGGCGGTCCGCCGCGCCGCCCAGGTGTCCGGCGGCGACGCCCACCCCATCTACGCCCCGATGCTGCTGCCCGACGCGGCCACCGCCGCCGCGCTGCGCAACCAGACCGGGATCGCGCGGGCCTTCGAGTACTTCGACAAGGTCACGGTCGCCTGCGTCTCCATCGGCTCCTGGGAGGCCGGCATCTCGACGGTGCACGACATGCTCAGCGACGAGGAACGCGGCCACTACGCGTCCCTCGGGGTCGCCGCCGAGATGTCCGCGCACCTCTTCGACGCCGATGGGCGCCGGGTCGGCCGGGACCTCGGAGAGCGGTGCATCACCGTCAAGACGGACCAGCTCCGGCGGGTCCCCGAGGTCGTCGCGATCGCGGGCGGGCAGCGCAAGGCGCCCGCGATCGACGCGGTGCTGCGTTCCGGGCTGGTCACCAGCCTGGTGACGGACACCTCGGCCGCGGACTACCTGCTGACGGCGGGCCCGACCCCGAAGCCGGCACTCAACAGGGCGGACCCGGACGGGATCTGA